The Collibacillus ludicampi region CGAAAATTTCTGTCTAGTGGCAATGGCGGAGAGGACACACCCGTTCCCATCCCGAACACGCCGATGGTACTTGGGGCGGGAGCCCCCGGGAGAGTAGGTCGCTGCTAGGTGTACGAATAAGGTTCTTCCTTTGGCGGGAAGAACCTTTTTATTTTGGTTTTAGTTTTGCGTTAATATATTCATTGAATTTTTCGTTGATTAGTGGTTTGTCCCTTTCAATCAGAACCTTCTTTGCATTTGATTTAATAGATCGTCGCAAAGGAGGTAATTGAAAATGGCATTCCACCGCACAGGTCGCCGTACAGATCGCCGTACTGGTCGCCGCACCACAAGTTGGGCCCGCACGAAAGATCCCCGTAGACGAGATATTGTAACTATTCTTTTCAGACGGAACCCCATCACGGGGCGACGCAGAATTATTAGAGTTCGCATTATTGGTAATGCACGACCCTGTTTGAGATTTTTAGTTGTTGGCGCTCTTGTTAATCCGGCAGTTAGATGTCTTTTGGCCAATGGTTTTGTTATTGTCAGGTCAGTTGATAACGTCATAGTTCTGCGCCGGAGATAGAGTGCAGCGTTTTCGTTGCACTTTTGCCACCAATTAGGTGGCTCTTTTTTTCCTGAAAACACAGTGATACATCCACCCAAGCATTAGTTTTAAGATAGCCACCCATGCCGCAAACGGCGCCATCAGAGGATGAAAAGTTTCTTGTGAGGGAAGAAGTATAAGGCTATCTCAAGAAACAGAGTGGCTTTTGGGTGGGTTGTATCGCTTTGCGGAGCAGAGGTGAGTGGAAGGTCGTTCCGCTTCCTTTCGGATGTTAAGGCATATGCTTTGCGCGTAATAGCGACTTTGGAGGTCGTCTCGCAACATATGATTATGATTCCATGCGAGACGGCCTCCACGGAGCATGAGTGCAAAGCATATGCCTCAAAGACGACCTTCATCGAACCCAAGCGCAAAGCGATACACCCACTCAAGCACTAGTTTTCAAGGTAGCGATTACAAATGAACCGGCAAGACCTTACCTTTTTAAATCATGGTAAGAAATATGCAAGCTTCTTAAAACCTTTCATGCACGATCATTCGGACACCCATGGTGTTTCAACATTTCTTGTGGCAAGATAAAACATATAGTGACCAAGAGGTGGCATATGAACGAATTATGGCTGAAAAAGTGGCGAACCGTGCGTAAAGAACTGACCCGACTCCTTCATGAGTTCAACGAAGTGAACCAAGAAGATACACCTGTCCTTTACGAAGAAGTTCTAAGCATGAAAGAGCAAATCGAAAGACTCCACATAGAAATTACACGGAAATATGCGCAACAATGGTGGAGCCAAATCCCGACCGAAGATATTCGACGGTTGCGTGTACTGCTTATCGGCCGTCCGATCTCTCCGTCAGTCATCCATAGAAGGCCTGACCTTAGCTATCTCATGCTCTTGCTTGATCTGGAAGATCCTAATGTCATACGTATATGGGCGGAGATGACCGAAGAAAAAAGAAAGAAAACATTAGACGATCTAGCTTTGCTCACGAAACTTTCAGATGAAGAAAGCCAAACAGAAAACAGTTGGCAAAAACAAGAGGAAGTGGACACGCTGGCATATGCGGTATTAGGGCTCACGTCTTCCGCCACATGGCAAGAAATTCGTCAAGCGTATCGAGACGCCGTTCGCCGTGTTCATCCCGATGCGGGCGGTGACCCTGCTCGCTTTCGTCATATTCAACTGGCCTATGAACATCTCACGAAAATAAGAAAGCCCTAACATGAACTTTTGTATCGCTCAAATAAATGATTGACATATTGACGTAAATCCAGAGTATGATCATGAATGAACTGTTCAATGATCTGCATAGCGAGTCCTCCTTATGATTTGGATACTTGCAGTATGAACATAAATCTAGTATTTTAAACTTCTGTTTGATAGAATTGCGGTTAACTTTGTACGAATAGCGGTTGAATGATGGATCGAAATGAAGGTATACTATGTAAGTCAAGTCCTTCCAATCATCAACTGAGAATTTCGAAAAGCAGGTGGATTCGGTATGAACACACATGCGTTCATCCGTTCAGGGATTCATTTTTTAAAATTAGAACATCTTATCGAACCGTAAAAACTTCGACATGAGTCGGAGATTTTTTTTTCCTCAGGGAAAGATGTATAGGGAAGGGCCATTGAGAGGAGGGTGCCCATGCGTGAAAGAGTAAGCAAAATCGCCGGGTGGGTCAGCGTAGCCAGTAATTTATTGCTCACGATGCTGAAACTCGTCATCGGTTTTTTCTTAGGAAGCCAGGTCT contains the following coding sequences:
- a CDS encoding J domain-containing protein; amino-acid sequence: MNELWLKKWRTVRKELTRLLHEFNEVNQEDTPVLYEEVLSMKEQIERLHIEITRKYAQQWWSQIPTEDIRRLRVLLIGRPISPSVIHRRPDLSYLMLLLDLEDPNVIRIWAEMTEEKRKKTLDDLALLTKLSDEESQTENSWQKQEEVDTLAYAVLGLTSSATWQEIRQAYRDAVRRVHPDAGGDPARFRHIQLAYEHLTKIRKP